One part of the Prunus persica cultivar Lovell chromosome G5, Prunus_persica_NCBIv2, whole genome shotgun sequence genome encodes these proteins:
- the LOC18777940 gene encoding transcription factor BIM1 isoform X1, which translates to MELPQPRPFGTEGRKPTHDFLSLYSHPTAQQDPRPPSQGGYLETHDFLQPLERMGKKCIAKEETSVEISTAEKPVSHAAAAAAQPTSSVEHILPGGIGTYTISHISYFNQRVPKPEGSPVFTVTQPQASSTDRNVEEHSNCSSYTGSGFTLWEESALKNKGKTGKENLGERPVGIVRGQWTSSERPAQSSSNNHRNCFSAQSSGQKNISFMDMMKSAAKGSTQEDELDDEEEFVLKKETSTTTTTATTPYKGDLRVKVDVKGSDQKANTPRSKHSATEQRRRSKINDRFQMLRELIPHSDQKRDKASFLLEVIEYIQFLQEKVNKYEGSYQGWNPDPAKLMPWQRNNPKLRESYCDQSRGMNGGSGPALVFAAKFDEKTTSVSPSIPGSSAQNPVESDTSTETTFKAMDHHPGITSKPMPFPLSMQPNFFTPVRSDGAAVPQLPPRLPSDAENTSQHQSMLCQTVSRATDGAAARDKLKEQELTIEGGRINISSAYSQGLLNTLTQALQNSGVDLSQASISVQIELGKRANSRSPIPKSVVKDNEILSSNQGKRHSRVASGEDSEHAPKKLKTGRN; encoded by the exons ATGGAGCTTCCTCAACCTCGTCCGTTTGGAACGGAAG GAAGGAAACCAACGCATGACTTTCTGTCACTCTACAGTCATCCAACTGCCCAACAAGATCCAAGGCCACCTTCTCAAG GAGGCTACCTTGAAACTCATGATTTTCTACAACCACTGGAACGAATGGGAAAGAAATGCATAGCTAAGGAAGAAACATCGGTTGAGATATCAACTGCTGAAAAGCCAGTATCTcatgcagcagcagcagcagcgcAGCCAACTTCTTCTGTGGAGCACATTCTCCCTGGTGGGATTGGGACTTACACTATAAGccatatttcttattttaatcaaaGGGTTCCAAAACCAGAGGGATCGCCGGTATTTACAGTCACTCAACCTCAAGCAAGTAGCACCGACAGAAATGTTGAGGAACACTCAAACTGCAGTTCTTACACTGGAAGTGGATTCACTTTGTGGGAAGAATCTGCATTAAAGAATAAGGGAAAGACAGGGAAGGAGAATTTGGGAGAAAGACCAGTGGGTATTGTGAGAG GGCAATGGACGTCTTCAGAGCGGCCTGCGCAGTCATCTTCCAACAACCATCGCAACTGCTTCAGTGCTCA GTCATCTGGTCAGAAGAACATAAGCTTCATGGATATGATGAAGTCTGCCGCCAAGGGTAGTACCCAGGAAGACGAACTTGACGATGAAGAAGAGTTTGTTCTCAAAAAGGAGACCTCTACTACTACCACCACTGCCACCACCCCCTATAAGG GAGATTTGAGGGTAAAAGTTGACGTTAAGGGCTCTGATCAGAAAGCTAACACACCACGGTCCAAGCACTCTGCCACCGAGCAGCGGCGGAGGAGCAAAATAAATGATAG ATTCCAGATGTTGAGAGAGCTCATTCCTCATAGTGATCAAAAAAGAGATAAGGCGTCATTTTTATTGGAG GTTATCGAATACATACAGTTTTTACAGGAAAAAGTAAACAAGTATGAGGGATCTTACCAAGGATGGAACCCTGATCCAGCGAAATTGATGCCTTGG CAGAGAAACAATCCCAAGCTTAGGGAAAGTTACTGCGATCAATCTCGAGGCATGAATGGTGGGTCTGGTCCTGCATTAGTATTTGCCGCAAAGTTTGATGAGAAAACTACTTCTGTTTCACCGTCAATTCCTGGAAGCAGTGCTCAGAACCCTGTAGAATCTGACACAAGTACTGAAACTACCTTCAAAGCAATGGATCACCACCCTGGAATAACAAGCAAGCCAATGCCCTTTCCTTTGTCAATGCAGCCCAACTTCTTCACTCCTGTCAGGAGTGATGGTGCTGCAGTACCTCAACTTCCACCTAGATTGCCATCTGATGCAGAGAACACATCTCAGCATCAATCTATGTTATGCCAGACAGTATCGCGTGCTACCGATGGTGCTGCCGCTAGGGATAAGCTAAAAGAACAGGAGCTGACAATTGAAGGCGGTCGAATTAACATCTCAAGTGCGTACTCTCAAGG GTTGTTGAATACTCTGACACAAGCCCTGCAGAATTCTGGTGTGGATTTGTCACAGGCCAGCATCTCAGTGCAAATCGAGCTTGGGAAGCGAGCAAATAGTCGATCGCCTATACCGAAATCTGTTGTTAAG GACAACGAGATCCTCTCTAGCAATCAAGGAAAAAGACACTCTAGAGTTGCAAGTGGTGAAGACTCTGAACATGCCCCGAAGAAGCTCAAGACAGGCAGAAACTAA
- the LOC18777940 gene encoding transcription factor BIM1 isoform X3 — MELPQPRPFGTEGRKPTHDFLSLYSHPTAQQDPRPPSQGYLETHDFLQPLERMGKKCIAKEETSVEISTAEKPVSHAAAAAAQPTSSVEHILPGGIGTYTISHISYFNQRVPKPEGSPVFTVTQPQASSTDRNVEEHSNCSSYTGSGFTLWEESALKNKGKTGKENLGERPVGIVRGQWTSSERPAQSSSNNHRNCFSAQSSGQKNISFMDMMKSAAKGSTQEDELDDEEEFVLKKETSTTTTTATTPYKGDLRVKVDVKGSDQKANTPRSKHSATEQRRRSKINDRFQMLRELIPHSDQKRDKASFLLEVIEYIQFLQEKVNKYEGSYQGWNPDPAKLMPWQRNNPKLRESYCDQSRGMNGGSGPALVFAAKFDEKTTSVSPSIPGSSAQNPVESDTSTETTFKAMDHHPGITSKPMPFPLSMQPNFFTPVRSDGAAVPQLPPRLPSDAENTSQHQSMLCQTVSRATDGAAARDKLKEQELTIEGGRINISSAYSQGLLNTLTQALQNSGVDLSQASISVQIELGKRANSRSPIPKSVVKDNEILSSNQGKRHSRVASGEDSEHAPKKLKTGRN; from the exons ATGGAGCTTCCTCAACCTCGTCCGTTTGGAACGGAAG GAAGGAAACCAACGCATGACTTTCTGTCACTCTACAGTCATCCAACTGCCCAACAAGATCCAAGGCCACCTTCTCAAG GCTACCTTGAAACTCATGATTTTCTACAACCACTGGAACGAATGGGAAAGAAATGCATAGCTAAGGAAGAAACATCGGTTGAGATATCAACTGCTGAAAAGCCAGTATCTcatgcagcagcagcagcagcgcAGCCAACTTCTTCTGTGGAGCACATTCTCCCTGGTGGGATTGGGACTTACACTATAAGccatatttcttattttaatcaaaGGGTTCCAAAACCAGAGGGATCGCCGGTATTTACAGTCACTCAACCTCAAGCAAGTAGCACCGACAGAAATGTTGAGGAACACTCAAACTGCAGTTCTTACACTGGAAGTGGATTCACTTTGTGGGAAGAATCTGCATTAAAGAATAAGGGAAAGACAGGGAAGGAGAATTTGGGAGAAAGACCAGTGGGTATTGTGAGAG GGCAATGGACGTCTTCAGAGCGGCCTGCGCAGTCATCTTCCAACAACCATCGCAACTGCTTCAGTGCTCA GTCATCTGGTCAGAAGAACATAAGCTTCATGGATATGATGAAGTCTGCCGCCAAGGGTAGTACCCAGGAAGACGAACTTGACGATGAAGAAGAGTTTGTTCTCAAAAAGGAGACCTCTACTACTACCACCACTGCCACCACCCCCTATAAGG GAGATTTGAGGGTAAAAGTTGACGTTAAGGGCTCTGATCAGAAAGCTAACACACCACGGTCCAAGCACTCTGCCACCGAGCAGCGGCGGAGGAGCAAAATAAATGATAG ATTCCAGATGTTGAGAGAGCTCATTCCTCATAGTGATCAAAAAAGAGATAAGGCGTCATTTTTATTGGAG GTTATCGAATACATACAGTTTTTACAGGAAAAAGTAAACAAGTATGAGGGATCTTACCAAGGATGGAACCCTGATCCAGCGAAATTGATGCCTTGG CAGAGAAACAATCCCAAGCTTAGGGAAAGTTACTGCGATCAATCTCGAGGCATGAATGGTGGGTCTGGTCCTGCATTAGTATTTGCCGCAAAGTTTGATGAGAAAACTACTTCTGTTTCACCGTCAATTCCTGGAAGCAGTGCTCAGAACCCTGTAGAATCTGACACAAGTACTGAAACTACCTTCAAAGCAATGGATCACCACCCTGGAATAACAAGCAAGCCAATGCCCTTTCCTTTGTCAATGCAGCCCAACTTCTTCACTCCTGTCAGGAGTGATGGTGCTGCAGTACCTCAACTTCCACCTAGATTGCCATCTGATGCAGAGAACACATCTCAGCATCAATCTATGTTATGCCAGACAGTATCGCGTGCTACCGATGGTGCTGCCGCTAGGGATAAGCTAAAAGAACAGGAGCTGACAATTGAAGGCGGTCGAATTAACATCTCAAGTGCGTACTCTCAAGG GTTGTTGAATACTCTGACACAAGCCCTGCAGAATTCTGGTGTGGATTTGTCACAGGCCAGCATCTCAGTGCAAATCGAGCTTGGGAAGCGAGCAAATAGTCGATCGCCTATACCGAAATCTGTTGTTAAG GACAACGAGATCCTCTCTAGCAATCAAGGAAAAAGACACTCTAGAGTTGCAAGTGGTGAAGACTCTGAACATGCCCCGAAGAAGCTCAAGACAGGCAGAAACTAA
- the LOC18777940 gene encoding transcription factor BIM1 isoform X2, translating into MELPQPRPFGTEGRKPTHDFLSLYSHPTAQQDPRPPSQGGYLETHDFLQPLERMGKKCIAKEETSVEISTAEKPVSHAAAAAAQPTSSVEHILPGGIGTYTISHISYFNQRVPKPEGSPVFTVTQPQASSTDRNVEEHSNCSSYTGSGFTLWEESALKNKGKTGKENLGERPVGIVRGQWTSSERPAQSSSNNHRNCFSAQSSGQKNISFMDMMKSAAKGSTQEDELDDEEEFVLKKETSTTTTTATTPYKGDLRVKVDVKGSDQKANTPRSKHSATEQRRRSKINDRFQMLRELIPHSDQKRDKASFLLEVIEYIQFLQEKVNKYEGSYQGWNPDPAKLMPWRNNPKLRESYCDQSRGMNGGSGPALVFAAKFDEKTTSVSPSIPGSSAQNPVESDTSTETTFKAMDHHPGITSKPMPFPLSMQPNFFTPVRSDGAAVPQLPPRLPSDAENTSQHQSMLCQTVSRATDGAAARDKLKEQELTIEGGRINISSAYSQGLLNTLTQALQNSGVDLSQASISVQIELGKRANSRSPIPKSVVKDNEILSSNQGKRHSRVASGEDSEHAPKKLKTGRN; encoded by the exons ATGGAGCTTCCTCAACCTCGTCCGTTTGGAACGGAAG GAAGGAAACCAACGCATGACTTTCTGTCACTCTACAGTCATCCAACTGCCCAACAAGATCCAAGGCCACCTTCTCAAG GAGGCTACCTTGAAACTCATGATTTTCTACAACCACTGGAACGAATGGGAAAGAAATGCATAGCTAAGGAAGAAACATCGGTTGAGATATCAACTGCTGAAAAGCCAGTATCTcatgcagcagcagcagcagcgcAGCCAACTTCTTCTGTGGAGCACATTCTCCCTGGTGGGATTGGGACTTACACTATAAGccatatttcttattttaatcaaaGGGTTCCAAAACCAGAGGGATCGCCGGTATTTACAGTCACTCAACCTCAAGCAAGTAGCACCGACAGAAATGTTGAGGAACACTCAAACTGCAGTTCTTACACTGGAAGTGGATTCACTTTGTGGGAAGAATCTGCATTAAAGAATAAGGGAAAGACAGGGAAGGAGAATTTGGGAGAAAGACCAGTGGGTATTGTGAGAG GGCAATGGACGTCTTCAGAGCGGCCTGCGCAGTCATCTTCCAACAACCATCGCAACTGCTTCAGTGCTCA GTCATCTGGTCAGAAGAACATAAGCTTCATGGATATGATGAAGTCTGCCGCCAAGGGTAGTACCCAGGAAGACGAACTTGACGATGAAGAAGAGTTTGTTCTCAAAAAGGAGACCTCTACTACTACCACCACTGCCACCACCCCCTATAAGG GAGATTTGAGGGTAAAAGTTGACGTTAAGGGCTCTGATCAGAAAGCTAACACACCACGGTCCAAGCACTCTGCCACCGAGCAGCGGCGGAGGAGCAAAATAAATGATAG ATTCCAGATGTTGAGAGAGCTCATTCCTCATAGTGATCAAAAAAGAGATAAGGCGTCATTTTTATTGGAG GTTATCGAATACATACAGTTTTTACAGGAAAAAGTAAACAAGTATGAGGGATCTTACCAAGGATGGAACCCTGATCCAGCGAAATTGATGCCTTGG AGAAACAATCCCAAGCTTAGGGAAAGTTACTGCGATCAATCTCGAGGCATGAATGGTGGGTCTGGTCCTGCATTAGTATTTGCCGCAAAGTTTGATGAGAAAACTACTTCTGTTTCACCGTCAATTCCTGGAAGCAGTGCTCAGAACCCTGTAGAATCTGACACAAGTACTGAAACTACCTTCAAAGCAATGGATCACCACCCTGGAATAACAAGCAAGCCAATGCCCTTTCCTTTGTCAATGCAGCCCAACTTCTTCACTCCTGTCAGGAGTGATGGTGCTGCAGTACCTCAACTTCCACCTAGATTGCCATCTGATGCAGAGAACACATCTCAGCATCAATCTATGTTATGCCAGACAGTATCGCGTGCTACCGATGGTGCTGCCGCTAGGGATAAGCTAAAAGAACAGGAGCTGACAATTGAAGGCGGTCGAATTAACATCTCAAGTGCGTACTCTCAAGG GTTGTTGAATACTCTGACACAAGCCCTGCAGAATTCTGGTGTGGATTTGTCACAGGCCAGCATCTCAGTGCAAATCGAGCTTGGGAAGCGAGCAAATAGTCGATCGCCTATACCGAAATCTGTTGTTAAG GACAACGAGATCCTCTCTAGCAATCAAGGAAAAAGACACTCTAGAGTTGCAAGTGGTGAAGACTCTGAACATGCCCCGAAGAAGCTCAAGACAGGCAGAAACTAA
- the LOC18777940 gene encoding transcription factor BIM1 isoform X4, with protein MGKKCIAKEETSVEISTAEKPVSHAAAAAAQPTSSVEHILPGGIGTYTISHISYFNQRVPKPEGSPVFTVTQPQASSTDRNVEEHSNCSSYTGSGFTLWEESALKNKGKTGKENLGERPVGIVRGQWTSSERPAQSSSNNHRNCFSAQSSGQKNISFMDMMKSAAKGSTQEDELDDEEEFVLKKETSTTTTTATTPYKGDLRVKVDVKGSDQKANTPRSKHSATEQRRRSKINDRFQMLRELIPHSDQKRDKASFLLEVIEYIQFLQEKVNKYEGSYQGWNPDPAKLMPWQRNNPKLRESYCDQSRGMNGGSGPALVFAAKFDEKTTSVSPSIPGSSAQNPVESDTSTETTFKAMDHHPGITSKPMPFPLSMQPNFFTPVRSDGAAVPQLPPRLPSDAENTSQHQSMLCQTVSRATDGAAARDKLKEQELTIEGGRINISSAYSQGLLNTLTQALQNSGVDLSQASISVQIELGKRANSRSPIPKSVVKDNEILSSNQGKRHSRVASGEDSEHAPKKLKTGRN; from the exons ATGGGAAAGAAATGCATAGCTAAGGAAGAAACATCGGTTGAGATATCAACTGCTGAAAAGCCAGTATCTcatgcagcagcagcagcagcgcAGCCAACTTCTTCTGTGGAGCACATTCTCCCTGGTGGGATTGGGACTTACACTATAAGccatatttcttattttaatcaaaGGGTTCCAAAACCAGAGGGATCGCCGGTATTTACAGTCACTCAACCTCAAGCAAGTAGCACCGACAGAAATGTTGAGGAACACTCAAACTGCAGTTCTTACACTGGAAGTGGATTCACTTTGTGGGAAGAATCTGCATTAAAGAATAAGGGAAAGACAGGGAAGGAGAATTTGGGAGAAAGACCAGTGGGTATTGTGAGAG GGCAATGGACGTCTTCAGAGCGGCCTGCGCAGTCATCTTCCAACAACCATCGCAACTGCTTCAGTGCTCA GTCATCTGGTCAGAAGAACATAAGCTTCATGGATATGATGAAGTCTGCCGCCAAGGGTAGTACCCAGGAAGACGAACTTGACGATGAAGAAGAGTTTGTTCTCAAAAAGGAGACCTCTACTACTACCACCACTGCCACCACCCCCTATAAGG GAGATTTGAGGGTAAAAGTTGACGTTAAGGGCTCTGATCAGAAAGCTAACACACCACGGTCCAAGCACTCTGCCACCGAGCAGCGGCGGAGGAGCAAAATAAATGATAG ATTCCAGATGTTGAGAGAGCTCATTCCTCATAGTGATCAAAAAAGAGATAAGGCGTCATTTTTATTGGAG GTTATCGAATACATACAGTTTTTACAGGAAAAAGTAAACAAGTATGAGGGATCTTACCAAGGATGGAACCCTGATCCAGCGAAATTGATGCCTTGG CAGAGAAACAATCCCAAGCTTAGGGAAAGTTACTGCGATCAATCTCGAGGCATGAATGGTGGGTCTGGTCCTGCATTAGTATTTGCCGCAAAGTTTGATGAGAAAACTACTTCTGTTTCACCGTCAATTCCTGGAAGCAGTGCTCAGAACCCTGTAGAATCTGACACAAGTACTGAAACTACCTTCAAAGCAATGGATCACCACCCTGGAATAACAAGCAAGCCAATGCCCTTTCCTTTGTCAATGCAGCCCAACTTCTTCACTCCTGTCAGGAGTGATGGTGCTGCAGTACCTCAACTTCCACCTAGATTGCCATCTGATGCAGAGAACACATCTCAGCATCAATCTATGTTATGCCAGACAGTATCGCGTGCTACCGATGGTGCTGCCGCTAGGGATAAGCTAAAAGAACAGGAGCTGACAATTGAAGGCGGTCGAATTAACATCTCAAGTGCGTACTCTCAAGG GTTGTTGAATACTCTGACACAAGCCCTGCAGAATTCTGGTGTGGATTTGTCACAGGCCAGCATCTCAGTGCAAATCGAGCTTGGGAAGCGAGCAAATAGTCGATCGCCTATACCGAAATCTGTTGTTAAG GACAACGAGATCCTCTCTAGCAATCAAGGAAAAAGACACTCTAGAGTTGCAAGTGGTGAAGACTCTGAACATGCCCCGAAGAAGCTCAAGACAGGCAGAAACTAA